The Pseudoalteromonas translucida KMM 520 genome has a window encoding:
- a CDS encoding L-serine ammonia-lyase: MISAFDMFSIGIGPSSSHTVGPMRASRLFVNDLQEKQLLANVTDIKVELYGSLGQTGIGHGSGKAVILGLAGYDPETIDADLVDTILATIEKEQVIYLNQTHKAKFPKQGAIVFHRRKTLPKHSNAMEIIASNNGEKVYSQIYYSIGGGFIVTDQDFENEKQAALDIREENPAPFPFGSAQELLEMCKESGFSVSTLMMHNEKTLRSENDIKDELFNIWQVMKACIERGMRTEGILPGGLKVKRRAPNLHLKLNVEVSNDPLRAMDWVDLFALAVNEENAAGGRVVTAPTNGAAGILPAVLMYYHTFIKEVDRDIVTRYLLTAAAIGILYKKNASISGAEVGCQGEVGVACSMAAGALTEIVGGNVVQVENAAEIGMEHNLGLTCDPVGGLVQVPCIERNAMGAIKAINASRLAIRGSGEQKVSLDKVIKTMLETGNDMKTKYKETARGGLAVNIIEC, from the coding sequence ATGATAAGTGCATTTGATATGTTTAGTATTGGTATTGGCCCTTCTTCGTCACATACCGTTGGCCCAATGCGCGCATCTCGTTTATTTGTTAATGACCTACAAGAAAAACAATTATTAGCAAACGTTACCGATATTAAAGTAGAGCTGTACGGCTCGCTAGGTCAAACTGGTATTGGCCACGGCTCTGGTAAAGCAGTAATACTTGGCCTTGCTGGGTATGATCCTGAAACCATCGACGCCGATTTGGTTGATACTATTTTAGCCACGATTGAAAAAGAACAAGTTATTTATTTAAATCAAACGCATAAGGCTAAATTCCCAAAGCAAGGGGCTATTGTTTTTCACCGTCGTAAAACGCTGCCTAAGCACTCTAATGCAATGGAAATTATTGCCTCTAATAATGGCGAGAAGGTTTATAGCCAAATTTATTACTCTATTGGCGGTGGCTTTATTGTTACCGATCAAGATTTTGAAAACGAAAAACAAGCAGCGCTTGATATTCGTGAAGAAAATCCAGCACCTTTTCCTTTTGGTAGCGCACAAGAGCTACTAGAAATGTGTAAAGAGTCGGGTTTCAGTGTTTCTACTTTAATGATGCATAACGAAAAAACATTACGCAGCGAAAACGACATTAAAGACGAGTTATTTAATATTTGGCAAGTAATGAAAGCCTGTATTGAGCGTGGTATGCGCACCGAAGGGATTTTACCCGGCGGTTTAAAAGTAAAACGTCGTGCTCCTAATTTACATTTAAAACTTAATGTTGAAGTAAGTAACGACCCCCTGCGAGCTATGGATTGGGTCGACTTATTTGCTTTAGCTGTAAATGAAGAAAACGCCGCAGGCGGTCGTGTAGTTACCGCACCTACCAATGGCGCAGCGGGTATTTTACCAGCAGTACTTATGTATTATCATACTTTTATAAAAGAAGTCGATCGCGATATAGTCACGCGTTATTTATTAACTGCCGCTGCTATCGGTATTTTATATAAAAAGAACGCCTCTATTTCGGGTGCTGAAGTAGGTTGCCAAGGTGAAGTGGGCGTGGCTTGCTCAATGGCTGCAGGCGCACTTACCGAAATTGTAGGTGGTAATGTAGTACAAGTAGAAAATGCCGCCGAAATTGGCATGGAGCATAATTTAGGGCTTACGTGTGACCCTGTTGGTGGCTTAGTGCAAGTACCGTGTATTGAACGCAACGCCATGGGCGCGATAAAAGCAATTAATGCGTCACGCCTTGCAATTCGTGGTAGTGGCGAGCAAAAAGTATCACTCGATAAAGTGATTAAAACTATGCTCGAAACCGGTAACGACATGAAAACTAAATATAAAGAAACCGCTCGTGGTGGTTTAGCCGTTAATATTATTGAGTGTTAA
- a CDS encoding chloramphenicol acetyltransferase has product MQPIDFNSWPRKQHFELFKLFSQPYFNVCVQLNAKALYNYCKAHQLSFFQAYTYATLKACHAYPPIMLRIINDKPWLLSSTRASVVELAADDSFRFSYFSDKANFTEFAVHASAVSFNAKSQPLFSDAFAQTEGQADLIHISVLPWLSFSAFSHAFSEGKCLGIPKFVFGQFNKQQQTMPLAIDVHHSLMDGLHVAKFINILQDTFDNFCKD; this is encoded by the coding sequence ATGCAGCCTATTGATTTTAATAGCTGGCCCCGTAAACAACATTTTGAGTTGTTTAAACTCTTTTCTCAACCTTACTTTAATGTGTGTGTACAGCTAAACGCGAAGGCTTTATATAATTACTGTAAAGCGCATCAACTGTCTTTTTTTCAGGCCTATACTTATGCCACACTTAAAGCGTGCCATGCGTACCCGCCAATTATGCTGCGTATTATTAATGACAAGCCATGGCTACTAAGTAGCACCCGCGCTAGTGTGGTTGAGCTTGCAGCAGATGACTCGTTCAGGTTTAGTTACTTTAGTGATAAGGCCAACTTTACTGAGTTTGCCGTGCATGCCAGCGCAGTTAGTTTTAATGCTAAATCGCAGCCTTTATTTTCTGACGCCTTTGCACAAACCGAAGGGCAGGCCGACTTAATTCATATTTCGGTATTACCTTGGCTAAGTTTTAGTGCTTTTTCGCATGCGTTTAGTGAAGGAAAATGTTTAGGGATCCCTAAATTTGTATTTGGTCAGTTTAATAAACAGCAGCAAACTATGCCCTTAGCCATTGATGTGCATCACTCTTTAATGGATGGTTTACACGTAGCAAAGTTTATAAACATTTTACAGGATACATTTGATAACTTTTGTAAAGATTAG
- the cysB gene encoding HTH-type transcriptional regulator CysB has protein sequence MKLQQLRYIVEVQNHKLNVSATAESLFTSQPGISKQVRMLEDELGIQIFGRSGKHLTHVTSAGEEVINISREILSKVEGIKAVAHEHTLPDQGKLNIATTHTQARYALPNVIKGFMKKYPAVSLHMHQGTPQQISDAAARGDADFAIATEALHLYSDLVMLPCYHWNRSIVVAKDHPLAKKVNNITVADIAKYPLITYVFGFTGRSELDKAFSAHGLEPHIVFTATDADVIKTYVRLGLGVGVVASMAIDQVSDTDLVCIDASHLFEASTTKIGFRKGSFLRTYMYDFIERFAPHLTKERVERANLLRNQEDVDKLFADIELPVK, from the coding sequence ATGAAATTACAACAACTTAGATATATTGTAGAAGTTCAAAATCATAAATTAAATGTCTCAGCAACAGCTGAAAGTTTATTTACCTCACAACCAGGTATTTCTAAGCAAGTGCGCATGCTTGAAGATGAGTTAGGTATTCAAATTTTTGGTCGCAGTGGTAAACATTTAACGCATGTAACCAGTGCCGGTGAAGAAGTCATTAATATATCGCGCGAAATACTTTCAAAAGTAGAAGGTATTAAAGCGGTTGCTCATGAGCATACTTTACCCGATCAAGGTAAGCTTAATATTGCCACTACTCATACCCAAGCACGTTACGCATTGCCGAATGTTATTAAAGGGTTTATGAAAAAATACCCTGCAGTGTCACTTCATATGCACCAAGGTACACCGCAGCAAATATCAGATGCAGCTGCACGTGGCGATGCCGACTTTGCTATTGCAACAGAAGCACTACACTTATATTCAGACCTTGTTATGCTGCCTTGTTATCATTGGAACCGTAGTATTGTGGTGGCAAAAGACCATCCATTAGCTAAAAAAGTTAATAATATAACCGTGGCAGATATTGCAAAATACCCGCTTATTACCTATGTATTTGGCTTCACTGGCCGCTCAGAACTAGATAAAGCTTTTAGTGCCCATGGGCTTGAGCCACACATAGTATTTACCGCCACTGATGCCGACGTTATTAAAACGTATGTACGCTTAGGATTAGGTGTTGGAGTGGTTGCGTCAATGGCGATTGATCAAGTCAGTGATACTGATTTAGTGTGTATTGATGCCAGCCATTTATTTGAAGCGAGCACCACTAAAATTGGCTTTAGAAAAGGCAGTTTTTTACGCACTTATATGTATGACTTTATTGAACGCTTTGCACCACACTTAACTAAAGAGCGAGTAGAGCGTGCTAATCTATTACGCAATCAAGAAGATGTTGATAAATTATTTGCTGATATAGAGTTGCCAGTTAAATAA
- a CDS encoding fumarate hydratase, producing the protein MSTIRQQDFIDSIEDALQYISFYHPLDFVQALEKAYNKEQSKAAKDAIAQILINSRMSAEGKRPLCQDTGIITCFVKVGMDVNWDKTDLTVQQMVDEGTRRAYLNPDNPLRASIVADPAGTRKNTKDNTPSVVHIDLVAGGNVEVMVAAKGGGSENKSKMVMLNPSDDVAEWVEKTLPTMGAGWCPPGMLGIGIGGTAEKAAVMAKESLMDPVDIHELMERGAETTEEKLRLEIFERANKLGIGAQGLGGLTTVVDVKIKTAPTHAASKPVVMIPNCAATRHVHFTLDGSGPANLKAPKLEDWPQVTFEVGEGTRRVDLNTLTKKDVQEWKMGETVLLSGTILTGRDAAHKRLQDMINSGEGLPKGVDFDNKFIYYVGPVDAVRDEAVGPAGPTTATRMDKFTDMMLEKTGIVGMIGKAERGPATVESIKQHKSVYLMAVGGAAYLVSKAIKKARVVAFEDLGMEAIYEFEVEDMPVTVAVDSEGANAHTQGPAIWKAKIEELDSKLK; encoded by the coding sequence ATGAGTACAATCCGTCAGCAAGACTTTATAGATAGCATTGAAGATGCTTTGCAGTATATTTCCTTCTATCATCCCCTTGATTTTGTTCAAGCGCTTGAAAAAGCCTATAACAAAGAACAAAGTAAAGCAGCAAAAGATGCCATCGCACAAATTCTAATTAACTCGCGTATGTCGGCTGAAGGCAAGCGTCCGCTTTGCCAAGACACTGGTATTATTACCTGTTTTGTTAAAGTAGGTATGGATGTTAATTGGGATAAAACCGATTTAACCGTTCAACAAATGGTTGATGAAGGTACACGTCGTGCATATTTAAATCCAGACAACCCGCTGCGCGCTTCTATTGTTGCAGACCCTGCAGGTACTCGTAAAAACACCAAAGACAATACCCCTTCTGTTGTACATATAGATTTAGTAGCGGGCGGTAACGTTGAAGTGATGGTGGCAGCTAAAGGCGGCGGCTCTGAAAACAAAAGTAAAATGGTAATGCTAAACCCTTCTGACGATGTAGCAGAGTGGGTAGAGAAAACGTTACCTACAATGGGCGCAGGTTGGTGTCCGCCTGGTATGTTAGGTATAGGTATTGGTGGTACAGCTGAAAAAGCGGCAGTAATGGCTAAAGAGTCGTTAATGGATCCGGTAGATATTCATGAATTAATGGAACGCGGCGCAGAAACCACAGAAGAAAAGCTACGTTTAGAAATATTTGAACGTGCTAATAAATTAGGCATTGGCGCACAAGGCTTAGGCGGTTTAACAACGGTTGTTGATGTTAAAATTAAAACAGCACCAACGCATGCCGCGTCAAAACCGGTCGTGATGATCCCTAACTGTGCGGCTACTCGCCACGTACACTTTACCCTTGACGGTTCAGGCCCAGCAAACTTAAAAGCACCTAAGTTAGAAGATTGGCCACAAGTAACCTTTGAAGTGGGCGAAGGCACACGTCGTGTTGATTTAAATACTTTGACCAAAAAAGATGTGCAAGAATGGAAAATGGGTGAAACTGTTTTACTTTCGGGTACTATTTTAACGGGTCGAGATGCCGCGCATAAGCGTTTGCAAGACATGATCAATTCAGGCGAAGGTTTACCTAAAGGCGTAGACTTTGATAATAAATTTATTTACTACGTAGGCCCAGTAGATGCTGTACGTGACGAAGCAGTGGGCCCAGCGGGTCCGACAACGGCTACGCGTATGGATAAATTTACCGATATGATGCTAGAAAAAACCGGTATTGTAGGCATGATAGGTAAAGCAGAGCGTGGTCCTGCTACGGTTGAGTCTATTAAGCAGCATAAGTCAGTATACTTAATGGCAGTTGGCGGCGCGGCGTATTTAGTATCTAAAGCAATTAAAAAAGCACGTGTTGTTGCTTTTGAAGATTTAGGTATGGAAGCCATCTACGAGTTTGAAGTAGAAGATATGCCGGTAACCGTCGCTGTTGATAGCGAAGGCGCTAATGCGCATACGCAAGGCCCTGCAATTTGGAAAGCTAAAATTGAAGAGCTAGATAGTAAGCTAAAGTAA
- the pabB gene encoding aminodeoxychorismate synthase component I, protein MLNNKNNCIKLAITQSCIDVFAHFAHLPYAILLDSANSEHVDSRFDIIAIEPKSTLEVQNNLSILNNQPDARSCFEIMNSELLKLNNNKAANNLPFNGGWLGYLGYDLGRTLESLPSSAINDIDLPQMAVGLYLDALIYDKQQSSWFYIAQPKVNRLALYQQYLEQPVIMPNFALKTAWQSNMSRADYAQKFAVIEDYLKTGDCYQINLAQRFSAQYEGSPWAAYVKLTAANKAPFSSFINHPQGAILSISPERFILVSDDQVQTKPIKGTLPRKADPQQDAQQAQLLANSAKDRAENVMIVDLLRNDLGKVAKPGSVQVPSLFAIESFPAVHHLVSTVTATLAKGKTAVDQLAAAFPGGSITGAPKVRAMEIIEELEPHRRSIYCGSIGYLSACGNMDTSITIRTLVCHAQQIHCWAGGGIVADSKVALEYQETYDKVNKILPLLKQ, encoded by the coding sequence ATGCTAAACAATAAAAATAATTGTATAAAATTAGCCATAACACAAAGCTGTATTGATGTATTTGCGCATTTTGCCCACTTGCCTTACGCTATTTTACTCGATTCGGCCAATAGTGAGCATGTAGACAGTCGTTTTGATATTATTGCCATTGAGCCCAAAAGCACACTGGAAGTACAAAACAACCTCAGTATTTTAAATAACCAACCCGATGCAAGAAGCTGCTTTGAAATAATGAACAGCGAACTGCTAAAACTTAATAACAACAAAGCGGCCAACAACTTACCCTTTAATGGTGGCTGGCTTGGTTATTTGGGATATGACTTAGGGCGCACACTTGAAAGCCTCCCAAGTAGCGCTATAAACGATATAGACTTGCCACAAATGGCCGTTGGCTTGTACCTAGATGCACTCATATACGATAAACAACAAAGCAGTTGGTTTTATATTGCCCAGCCTAAGGTTAATCGCTTAGCACTTTATCAGCAGTATTTAGAACAACCTGTCATTATGCCTAACTTTGCACTTAAAACGGCGTGGCAATCTAATATGAGCCGCGCTGATTATGCGCAAAAATTTGCCGTAATTGAAGATTATTTAAAAACAGGCGATTGCTATCAAATAAATTTAGCACAGCGTTTTAGTGCCCAATATGAAGGCTCGCCTTGGGCTGCCTACGTTAAATTAACAGCAGCGAATAAAGCGCCGTTTTCTAGCTTTATAAACCATCCGCAAGGCGCAATTTTGTCTATTTCTCCGGAGCGTTTTATATTAGTAAGCGATGATCAAGTGCAAACTAAGCCGATTAAAGGCACGTTACCGCGAAAAGCGGATCCGCAGCAAGACGCCCAACAAGCACAGTTATTGGCAAATTCTGCCAAAGATCGCGCCGAAAATGTAATGATTGTAGATTTATTACGAAACGATTTAGGTAAAGTAGCCAAGCCAGGATCGGTTCAGGTGCCCTCGTTATTTGCTATTGAGAGCTTTCCGGCGGTGCATCATTTAGTTAGTACCGTTACGGCCACATTAGCAAAGGGGAAAACGGCGGTTGATCAACTTGCTGCTGCATTTCCTGGGGGCTCTATTACTGGCGCGCCTAAAGTGAGAGCAATGGAAATTATTGAAGAGCTTGAACCGCATCGTCGCAGTATTTATTGTGGTTCAATAGGCTATTTAAGCGCTTGTGGTAACATGGATACCAGCATTACTATTCGCACCTTGGTATGTCATGCTCAACAAATACACTGCTGGGCCGGAGGTGGCATAGTAGCTGATTCTAAAGTTGCATTGGAATACCAAGAAACATACGATAAAGTAAATAAAATACTTCCATTATTAAAACAGTAG
- a CDS encoding ligand-binding sensor domain-containing diguanylate cyclase: MKHLGILCVFFVMFTCQVQSQARLPLSDYFFETWNTRSGLPHNSINSLAQTQDGYLWIATWEGLARFNGQEFKLFTRAEINNLPDSGLRALTPTNDGGLLIAGSRGGISLYQYRQWNTQPSASAMVNHIIKSNDDGFWLALENDGVFYRGANSKHDQAIVHNVSAYRVLEDANGVIWAATSDGLYKIVDQQASLITADDGLPNAAVYTLLLTRQGELIIGSERGAYILKDAVFTAIHPQLSAESISSLLEDNHGDLWFGTINKGVFRLSVAGLEQLDAKGGLPANRILSLLQDRENSIWVGTNAGLFRLREAPFTAWTTKRGLAGDYVRTVLSHSDGSLWVGSSAGLNKIKNNNVIQIEGTKEGSPYSVLSLLEDKDGDVWIGTYTSGVLKVSNNKITPYLNRSNGLGSNEVRGLLLDSKQRLWIGSAMGLTRVEKDGSLVQFTNKKELPSGFILALSEDKKGNVWIGTGNGVVLFNMLTEQFSAISFPVQFAAEYGFGFYFDDDYTWMTTDRGLVRYEHSTGKMAILGREQGLPVDKLFQIVAHKNSFWLSSNRGVIQVDRQHVNHVLDAKQKNINIPLVFQLYDEGDGMLSAQVNGGSTPSATVHKDGTIWFATAKGVSALKPELLQASTKVNLPTMIESFSVNGRATALPLDGETVLLPPNVSRLSFQYAGLSFIMPQRLSFQTQLEGFNKEWVNRQHMTGAEYTNLPAGKYTFKVRAGYPNTQWQQNEQKISFIIQAHYWQKLSFKLTLFFTFLVTIYAIYKYRLYHYKKVEAELTKRVEKQTQDLQDQANAFAYQATHDQLTDMPNRRAFDSWLAANFATYKQKNKILAIAIMDIDHFKRVNDGWSHIVGDKVICEIAKMLKSRCEGEQQVARWGGEEFTLVFPNKTAAEAKLMCELLREDIASNDFSVIAEGLHQVTASFGVSDSNNIDDYDRLLSGADQALYKAKNGGRNRTEIM, from the coding sequence ATGAAGCATTTAGGGATTTTATGTGTATTTTTCGTCATGTTCACGTGTCAGGTGCAGTCACAAGCTCGCTTACCTTTAAGTGATTATTTTTTTGAAACATGGAATACCCGCTCAGGCCTGCCTCACAATAGTATTAATAGCTTAGCACAAACTCAAGACGGTTACTTATGGATAGCAACATGGGAGGGTTTAGCGCGCTTTAATGGCCAAGAATTTAAGCTATTTACTCGTGCTGAAATCAATAACCTGCCTGACTCAGGGCTTCGTGCTCTTACTCCCACCAATGACGGCGGCTTATTAATAGCCGGTTCAAGAGGCGGTATTAGCTTATATCAATATAGGCAATGGAATACTCAGCCGAGTGCCTCAGCTATGGTTAATCATATAATTAAAAGTAACGATGACGGGTTTTGGCTAGCATTAGAAAATGATGGTGTGTTTTACCGTGGGGCTAATAGTAAACACGATCAGGCTATTGTTCATAATGTTAGCGCCTACCGTGTACTTGAAGATGCCAACGGCGTTATTTGGGCTGCTACTAGCGATGGTTTATATAAAATTGTTGATCAGCAAGCAAGCTTAATAACAGCCGATGACGGGCTACCCAATGCAGCCGTTTATACGCTACTACTTACTCGCCAAGGGGAATTAATTATTGGCAGTGAGCGCGGTGCTTATATTCTCAAAGACGCAGTATTTACTGCCATTCATCCACAGCTTAGTGCTGAGTCTATTTCTAGTTTATTAGAAGATAACCATGGTGATTTATGGTTTGGCACTATTAATAAAGGTGTTTTTCGACTCAGTGTGGCTGGACTAGAGCAATTAGACGCGAAAGGCGGGCTCCCTGCCAATAGAATATTGTCTTTATTACAAGACAGAGAAAACAGTATTTGGGTGGGTACTAATGCTGGGCTTTTTAGATTAAGAGAAGCGCCATTTACCGCCTGGACTACTAAGCGGGGGTTAGCTGGTGATTACGTGCGAACGGTATTATCGCACTCCGATGGTAGCTTATGGGTAGGGAGTAGTGCCGGCCTTAACAAAATTAAAAATAACAATGTAATTCAAATAGAAGGCACTAAAGAAGGTTCTCCCTATTCGGTATTGAGCTTACTAGAAGACAAGGATGGTGATGTATGGATTGGCACTTATACATCGGGTGTATTAAAGGTTAGTAATAATAAAATAACGCCTTATTTAAATCGTAGTAATGGCCTTGGGAGTAACGAAGTAAGAGGGCTATTACTCGACTCTAAACAGCGGTTATGGATTGGCTCTGCTATGGGGTTAACGCGAGTTGAAAAAGATGGCTCATTAGTGCAATTTACCAATAAAAAAGAGCTGCCTAGCGGTTTTATTTTAGCACTCAGTGAAGACAAAAAAGGCAATGTTTGGATTGGCACCGGCAATGGTGTTGTGCTGTTTAATATGCTAACTGAGCAATTTAGTGCCATAAGCTTTCCGGTGCAATTTGCTGCCGAGTATGGGTTTGGTTTTTATTTTGATGACGACTATACATGGATGACTACAGATCGTGGGTTAGTGCGTTATGAGCACAGTACAGGAAAAATGGCTATTTTAGGGCGGGAGCAAGGACTGCCAGTCGATAAGTTATTTCAAATTGTGGCTCATAAAAATTCATTCTGGTTATCGAGTAACCGCGGGGTTATTCAGGTTGATCGCCAGCACGTTAATCATGTTCTAGATGCAAAACAAAAAAATATAAATATTCCACTTGTATTCCAACTTTATGACGAGGGCGATGGCATGCTCAGTGCACAAGTTAATGGCGGCTCGACCCCATCAGCAACAGTGCATAAAGATGGCACAATTTGGTTTGCTACTGCAAAAGGAGTAAGCGCGCTAAAACCTGAGTTATTGCAAGCATCAACTAAAGTAAACTTGCCTACTATGATTGAGAGCTTTAGCGTTAACGGCAGAGCAACAGCGCTCCCATTAGATGGTGAAACAGTATTATTGCCGCCTAATGTTTCTAGGTTATCTTTTCAGTATGCGGGTTTGAGTTTTATTATGCCGCAGCGTTTAAGTTTTCAAACACAGTTAGAAGGTTTTAATAAAGAGTGGGTAAACCGCCAGCACATGACTGGTGCAGAATACACCAACTTACCTGCAGGTAAGTATACGTTTAAGGTGCGCGCCGGGTATCCAAATACGCAATGGCAGCAAAATGAGCAAAAAATTAGCTTTATAATTCAGGCACATTATTGGCAAAAACTGAGCTTTAAATTAACGCTGTTTTTTACTTTTTTGGTCACTATATATGCTATTTATAAATACCGCTTATATCATTATAAAAAAGTAGAGGCAGAGCTAACCAAACGAGTAGAGAAGCAAACACAAGACCTTCAAGATCAAGCCAATGCCTTTGCTTATCAAGCCACTCACGACCAACTTACTGACATGCCTAACCGGCGCGCTTTTGATAGTTGGTTAGCAGCAAACTTTGCCACTTATAAGCAGAAAAATAAAATATTGGCTATTGCTATCATGGATATAGATCACTTTAAGCGAGTGAACGATGGCTGGTCACACATTGTTGGCGATAAAGTTATTTGTGAAATAGCCAAAATGCTTAAATCGCGCTGTGAAGGAGAGCAACAAGTAGCTCGCTGGGGCGGGGAGGAATTTACCTTAGTATTCCCTAACAAAACAGCAGCAGAAGCAAAGCTCATGTGTGAACTATTACGGGAGGATATTGCAAGTAACGACTTTTCAGTAATTGCAGAAGGGCTGCATCAAGTAACCGCAAGTTTTGGTGTTTCTGATTCCAATAATATAGACGATTACGACCGACTGTTATCGGGAGCCGATCAGGCATTATACAAAGCGAAAAACGGTGGCCGTAATCGTACCGAAATCATGTAA
- a CDS encoding NUDIX hydrolase: MNSEHIMARFQLSPTAAPDQGIDNPKKRASAVMLPLIDVDDHAHILLCKRPIYLHHHPGEICLPGGKFEASDITLRTTALRELNEELNITPSNVKVFGQLPLYSTLTGFNISPFVGVLNKHTIWENDHNEVQASFLLPLRDLTNESNWQPLPFQRFGKTIILYGYNTPHGLLWGATASIIKNFTKQLALPV; this comes from the coding sequence TTGAATAGTGAACACATTATGGCGCGGTTTCAGTTAAGCCCTACGGCAGCGCCAGATCAAGGAATAGACAACCCTAAAAAGCGTGCCAGCGCAGTCATGTTGCCGCTTATTGATGTGGATGATCATGCGCATATTTTACTGTGTAAGCGCCCTATTTATTTGCACCATCATCCCGGTGAAATTTGCTTACCCGGTGGTAAATTTGAAGCAAGTGATATTACGCTTCGCACTACCGCCTTGCGTGAGCTAAATGAAGAGCTAAATATTACGCCCAGTAATGTTAAAGTGTTTGGCCAATTACCTTTGTACTCAACACTCACCGGCTTTAATATTAGCCCCTTTGTTGGCGTGCTTAATAAACACACCATTTGGGAGAACGATCATAACGAGGTACAAGCTAGTTTTTTATTACCACTGCGTGATTTAACTAACGAGTCTAATTGGCAACCCCTGCCTTTTCAGCGCTTTGGTAAAACCATTATTTTATATGGTTACAATACCCCACATGGTTTACTTTGGGGTGCCACTGCAAGCATCATAAAAAACTTTACAAAACAACTCGCCTTACCAGTTTAA
- a CDS encoding Leu/Phe/Val dehydrogenase has translation MVVFNQVEFDNHEQVVFCTDKESGLKAIIAVHNTNLGPAVGGCRMWDYANDEDAVYDVLRLSKGMTYKNAVARLPFGGGKSVIIGNAKEIKSEQLFRAFGRQLERLNGSYYSAEDVNINCDDVAMMNKETSYVLGLEGKSGNPSPFTAYGTFLGIKAALNHQRGHQNFAGIKVAVQGLGTVAYTLCKHLSEAGAELYVTDINQAAIDRVVNEFGATAVGIDEIYDLDVDVYAPCALGATINDATIPRLKATIIAGCANNQLAQSRHGEIIRDKGILYAPDYVINAGGIINVYYETLPEGYSAAASNKHVEGIFDTLTEIFARSEKEQKSTHLIADELAQEILKNGL, from the coding sequence GTGGTTGTGTTTAATCAAGTTGAATTTGATAACCATGAACAAGTGGTTTTTTGTACTGATAAAGAGTCGGGTTTAAAAGCAATCATTGCGGTACATAATACTAACCTAGGTCCGGCAGTGGGCGGATGTAGAATGTGGGATTATGCAAATGATGAAGATGCTGTTTACGACGTGCTGCGTTTATCCAAAGGCATGACTTATAAAAATGCAGTTGCGCGCTTGCCATTTGGTGGCGGTAAATCTGTGATTATTGGTAATGCTAAAGAAATCAAATCTGAGCAGTTATTCCGTGCTTTTGGTCGTCAGTTAGAGCGATTAAACGGCAGCTACTATTCTGCTGAAGATGTAAATATCAACTGCGACGATGTTGCAATGATGAATAAAGAAACCAGTTATGTACTTGGCCTTGAAGGCAAAAGTGGTAACCCATCACCATTTACAGCATACGGTACGTTTTTAGGTATAAAAGCGGCATTAAATCATCAGCGTGGTCATCAAAACTTTGCTGGTATTAAAGTAGCAGTACAAGGGTTAGGGACTGTTGCTTATACTTTATGTAAGCATTTGTCAGAGGCGGGCGCTGAGCTATATGTTACTGATATTAACCAAGCAGCAATTGACCGTGTTGTTAATGAATTTGGTGCTACAGCCGTTGGTATTGACGAAATTTACGATTTAGACGTAGATGTGTATGCACCTTGTGCACTCGGTGCAACTATAAATGATGCAACTATACCGCGCCTTAAAGCCACTATAATTGCAGGCTGTGCCAATAACCAGTTGGCACAATCGCGCCACGGTGAAATTATTCGTGATAAAGGTATTTTATATGCACCAGATTACGTAATTAACGCCGGTGGTATTATTAATGTTTATTATGAAACGCTACCAGAAGGGTACAGTGCTGCTGCGTCAAATAAACATGTCGAAGGTATTTTTGATACCCTAACTGAAATTTTTGCGCGTAGTGAAAAAGAGCAAAAATCTACGCATTTAATTGCAGATGAGCTTGCACAAGAGATCCTTAAAAACGGTCTTTAA